The following coding sequences lie in one Takifugu rubripes chromosome 8, fTakRub1.2, whole genome shotgun sequence genomic window:
- the spega gene encoding striated muscle preferentially expressed protein kinase isoform X4 — protein MADHLKPSPSPNIPNKRPKVTKDQTVPDPGVASQEPHPPAFIRKLHKAAVGTGCDIRLRVSVTGFPKPSLAWYHNDDLLPPSEAQDSGGLWIRDCRTSDAGLYTCVATNKSGEASCSAVLAIMDLGEDSETTEDETTEPQMETKEGSGRHQDKAGRRRASGEGGGMMDYNPDASDRRATLPGAFDPVVERELRALGSRPPGLHLDPANQARTQTAEESQELSPHAPLFSPQPLANSHSNTIPNRNLDKENPSDPKSERHDPSNVKPAHQGPKILDKVRAFETRMASSEKPGGSVGSRVACHNSSDDGRKNGGPSGEEVRILQGAAQKRATFKQRASSLEDKTNYSQIVQNYQSKFAEELQRIKKLVGKPSLKKAYSMEQLSPKDRLAAEKVEPIPPQVVQKLEARERAVREREAGEREGKSQMTLEVKGRRHPDIRGNPADSSAQGSTVHSPVAMATTPVHQLPGQPLPTAIGTSHSRETKPNFHSTPKDAFAATGQKSPMGGTDSKAATRPRSCSSHGKRATPLTAREPGSPCPPKPFQMTPSPALSVSPLLKRRKAEASQTCRAAKMSIPTILVENEPMETECGPDIRNKGTKARQKEGRVLQSEMGPGTPDKGDPDLSVGEGTAEGPRFKTQIQDTVATSGAAIVLKCVITGRPPPTVTWRKNNGAIQSDAFHVVSSEGDTHSLLIKQMSPSSVGSYCVTAVNPAGTASCSATLDIQPGAGETMLMITREVTDVAVRAGESVLLECHVAGAPDVDVDWLSNGKLIQPALLNCKMHFDGKRCRLLLNSVHEDDSGRYTCKLSTAKDELTSSANLRVMPSREPLFTRKLDILEVVEGRSARFDCKVSGSPAPRVTWMHFETKVEEGEKFRILQDGGRHSLIINHVSNDTEGFYTAVAQNIHGKSECTAELYMQEQRAAISSHMAKMEKMPSIPEEPEVLESEVERRTMPDFLKPLADVEVVEGKEVVLRCKVAGLPYPTISWYHNSKRIESSEERKMTQHRDVHSLVIRSACHAHGGVYKAVISNKVGKAACYAHLYVTDIVPEAPDGPPVIETITGKTITINWKKPKRLDPSLDSGSLLYVVQQQPLGSIQWSVVASNLKETNYTITNLSKGVRYAFRVLASTGKTLSKPSPSTDLIQLLDRGPYLRKAPIILEKPDIVYVVENQTASISITLNHVHAVVTWKRRGVVLTSKPGMYEMSMPDDDQHTLTLQRVRSTDVGQLVVTASNQFGSDLCALQLALAVRPKFETIMEDVDVYVGETSRLAVVVEGKPDPDILWYKDDVLLKESSHFTFVYDDPEYSLVILNACPEHSGVYTCTAKNLAGANSCKAELMVHTERKQEAEPMDDEGTILRKMRHLVDYYDIHKEIGRGAFSYVKRVTQKKGKAEFAAKFMCARGKRKALALREMELLSELDNERILYFHDVFEKKNVVVLITELCHEELLERMAKKTAVKELEIRCSIQQVLEGLWYLHKKNIAHLDVKPENILMASPASDQIRICDFGNAIRLDPSEEYYCKYGTPEYIAPEIVNQTPISTATDIWPVGVITYLCLTGVSPFAGENDRATALNIRNYNVAFEESMFSDLCREAKGFVIKLLVVDRLRPSVAECLRHPWFKQSPTNKSINTAMLKQVLSRRRWQRSLISYKSKMVMRTIPELLDESSNHVSIAVARHLKEGSPPPSSSSDSDADVDELPFIPMPLSVVFSSSRVSLNEIPGDEDVTASQMGYNDRFCDRTRKADDTRVSTANQNIPQDEEAQNEEKIEKAKRAPLKKGSSVESEDSETKARRTTMRRGSSADSALLLHVESEEGNSSGSELTNKSLKKAVSMELPNRSPSPGLAKISQEEYALKLELMRQRLLRGGNVDKKMSGLRGPLFETLGIEDERSTGSLDRNLRRSRTGPSTLARAASSESPLEDKPQTKLFRKSASFNQGDSEPMPLHRRYGAPLEIPLVGNGSLEDKKLQEATSMSALTEQTTPESASPTKKTSFTFQKPELDQQPKQNKVRELDDTHHVKKKADGTWEERTKTQLAMADYGESEAKSPSVITPIIVIEEDDEDEERKDTQELYINEKDYQEEKESRKNSKMSSACVAPLSDKAQPRPNTVDKGSTNSINSTNIPALPEHPAVFSKVATMVGPSASAISNSTTPRQPVLRTDIKNIDSEEIFEARFKKRESSLTRGLRKLTRNKSEEKSPTLSRKGADRAEEVYRPGPKGAPLEMVSRGLQEKSKSVQDLRAEDKEPGLGLIGRFSLRSKRSSSTDKTGEKPKEGRHPDVQESAVNKRVSWSVGRSKSLDTNEPSRSKRQQDEREQRKAAESSVSAMRQKFESKVAEISAKVRTQSADRKDKATVGSQKDLGQKDTTRLTDSPIMAIRHKFENKVAGLSSKIRSQSEERNDDPDGKRTPVFARHRHSHSEGRGLKGMGIPENQLAKQTGATASKDSIESTSSLPSEKVTESDRRSRWDRWGLTRSRKDKTPSQPDLSSLTHKEEQQFIRSASDFAPVFHIKLKDSVLSEGEPVTLSCLPAGSPLPRITWRKDRKPLQVDDRMSLVSHPDGRQILQIIKSNQKDDGVYECVATNPIATITTSCTLSVASVPKRPGTPEVAQTYNNTALVLWKPADTKSPCSYTLEKNTEGDPDWTTVATGVTDCYYNVTDLPPGSTLRFRVTCSNKAGQGPSSNCSGPVSLDPAGGGATPATIEVKTVPVQPQPVPEPEVKPVQNTPRTVISTSSPPKGGAPPLSQTELGLSRPPSSAENPPKPSKDSQKSPSFPSSPLIKIPPPLITPKPQSPVNVVSPLTKIPPILPPPPVTTPLTPTKPVVPTYVPVTSVVTPRTAPTPIIFSPQVLQTSSLSPFVDGTTTPTRGTPSGRVTPSTGLRQGIPQKPYTFLDEKARGRFGIIRECQENSTGKMFMAKIVPYTQENKQEVLKEYEILKTLHSDKIMALHEAYVTPRYLVLVAEYCTGKELLHSLIDRFRYTEDDVVGYLVPILQGVEYLHSRRVLHLDLKPDNIMVTNLNAIKIVDFGSAQSFNPLSLKQKDSRTGTLEYMAPEVIKGEVVGPPADVWTIGIITYIMLSGRLPFEDKDPRQVESKILAARFDPSKLYPNVSQSASAFLKKMLSSYPWARAATRDCFAQAWLQDSYLMKLKRQTLTFTSSRLKEFLAEQQSCRLEGATKHKVLLRTYQSTPRSPLAGSTLHVPSPK, from the exons ATGGCAGATCATCTCAAACCCAGCCCCAGTCCTAACATCCCGAATAAGAGACCCAAAGTCACCAAGGATCAAACGGTCCCTGACCCTGGGGTTGCATCACAAGAGCCCCACCCCCCGGCATTTATCCGTAAACTCCATAAGGCGGCGGTGGGAACAGGTTGTGACATCAGACTGAGGGTCTCTGTGACTGGATTTCCAAAGCCCTCGTTGGCCTGGTACCACAACGATGACCTCCTTCCCCCATCAGAGGCTCAGGACTCGGGAGGGCTCTGGATTCGTGACTGCCGCACCAGTGACGCTGGCTTGTACACCTGTGTGGCGACCAATAAATCGGGCGAGGCTAGCTGCAGTGCTGTCTTGGCCATTATGGACCTTGGTGAAG ACTCTGAGACCACAGAAGATGAGACCACAGAACCTCAGATGGAAACCAAGGAAGGTTCTGGGAGGCACCAGGACAAGGCCGGACGGAGAAGAGCTTCAG gtgagggaggagggatgatGGACTACAATCCCGATGCCTCGGATCGAAGGGCAACTCTTCCTGGTGCCTTCGACCCAGTGGTGGAACGAGAGCTTCGAGCTCTGGGCTCCCGCCCTCCAGGGCTCCATTTGGACCCCGCAAACCAAGCCAG GACTCAAACTGCTGAAGAATCACAGGAGCTCTCCCCCCATGCCCCCTTGTTTTCTCCCCAGCCGCTTGCCAATTCCCACTCAAACACCATCCCAAACCGCAACCTGGACAAAGAAAACCCTTCAGATCCCAAGTCTGAAAGACATGATCCATCAAATGTTAAACCCGCTCATCAGGGACCTAAGATCTTAGACAAAGTCCGAGCTTTTGAGACCCGCATGGCAAGTTCGGAGAAGCCTGGTGGATCTGTTGGAAGCCGAGTAGCTTGTCACAATTCAAGTGATGATGGGAGGAAGAATGGAGGCCCCAGCGGAGAGGAGGTCAGAATTCTGCAGGGTGCAGCCCAGAAAAGAGCCACGTTCAAGCAACGAGCTTCCTCATTGGAGGACAAGACCAATTATTCCCAGATTGTCCAGAACTACCAGAGCAAGTTCGCAGAAGAGCTCCAGAGAATCAAGAAGCTTGTGGGAAAGCCGAGCTTGAAGAAGGCTTATTCCATGGAGCAACTGTCACCAAAAGACAGGCTGGCTGCGGAGAAAGTGGAGCCCATTCCGCCCCAGGTGGTTCAAAAGTTAGAAGCGAGGGAGCGAGCCGTGCGGGAGAGggaggctggggagagggaaggcaAGTCACAGATGaccctggaggtcaaaggtcggagACATCCGGACATCCGGGGAAACCCAGCGGACAGCTCAGCACAGGGAAGCACAGTGCACagccctgttgccatggcgacaaCACCAGTTCATCAGTTACCAGGACAACCACTGCCAACAGCCATTGGGACAAGTCACAGCAG GGAAACGAAACCAAACTTTCACTCCACCCCCAAAGATGCATTTGCTGCCACAGGTCAAAAATCACCCATGGGAGGCACGGATTCAAAAGCAGCTACAAGACCTCGATCATGCAGTTCACATGGGAAACGAGCTACCCCTTTAACCGCGAGGGAACCTGGGTCCCCGTGTCCTCCCAAGCCCTTCCAAATGACCCCATCGCCCGCCCTGTCTGTTAGCCCCCTTCTCAAAAGAAGGAAGGCAGAGGCGAGTCAGACATGTCGAGCTGCAAAGATGAGCATCCCGACTATTCTGGTGGAGAATGAGCCCATGGAGACAGAATGTGGTCCTGATATAAGGAACAAAGGAACCAAAGCTCGTCAGAAAGAGGGGAGAGTTCTCCAGAGTGAGATGGGTCCTGGAACTCCAGACAAAG GTGATCCAGACCTGTCTGTTGGTGAGGGGACTGCCGAGGGCCCCAGGTTTAAGACTCAAATCCAGGACACAGTGGCAACCAGCGGTGCAGCTATCGTACTCAAATGTGTAATTACGGGGAGGCCGCCCCCTACAG TAACATGGAGGAAGAATAATGGTGCGATCCAGAGCGATGCTTTCCACGTGGTTTCATCTGAGGGAGACACTCACAGTCTGCTGATAAAGCAGATGAGTCCGAGCAGCGTCGGGTCATACTGCGTCACAGCTGTCAATCCAGCCGGGACAGCGTCCTGTAGCGCCACCCTTGACATCCAGCCAG gtgCAGGAGAGACAATGCTAATGATCACCAGGGAGGTGACCGATGTAGCGGTTAGGGCTGGCGAGTCGGTCCTGCTTGAGTGTCATGTGGCAGGAGCCCCAGATGTGGATGTCGACTGGCTGTCGAACGGGAAGCTGATCCAGCCGGCACTACTCAACTGTAAAATGCACTTCGATGGCAAGAG GTGCCGCCTGCTGCTGAATTCAGTGCATGAAGATGATAGTGGAAGGTACACGTGcaagctgagcacagccaaaG ATGAGTTGACCTcgagtgcaaacctgagagtcATGCCATCCAGGGAGCCTCTCTTTACCCGTAAACTGGATATCCTGGAGGTCGTTGAAGGCCGCAGTGCCCGGTTTGACTGCAAGGTGAGCGGCTCTCCTGCTCCCCGGGTCACATGGATGCACTTTG AGACGAAAGtggaagagggggagaaattCCGCATCCTTCAAGATGGCGGTCGTCACTCCCTCATCATCAACCACGTCAGCAATGACACCGAGGGCTTCTACACTGCAGTCGCCCAGAACATCCACGGAAAGTCTGAATGCACCGCCGAGCTCTACATGCAGGAACAGCGAGCTGCCATCTCCTCTCATAT ggcaaagatggagaaaatgccATCCATCCCAGAAGAGCCTGAGGTTCTGGAGAGTGAAGTGGAGCGGCGGACCATGCCAGACTTCCTAAAGCCGCTGGCTGATGTGGAGGTTGTTGAGGGCAAAGAGGTGGTGCTGAGGTGTAAGGTAGCCGGCCTCCCGTACCCGACCATCAGCTGGTACCACAACAGCAAACGCATAGAGAGCAGCGAAGAGCGTAAAATGACCCAGC ACAGGGATGTCCACAGTCTGGTCATCAGGAGCGCTTGCCACGCTCATGGAGGCGTCTACAAGGCCGTCATCTCCAACAAAGTGGGCAAAGCGGCTTGCTATGCCCATCTATATGTCACAG aCATTGTCCCTGAAGCTCCTGATGGTCCTCCAGTGATCGAGACCATTACAGGGAAAACTATAACAATCAACTGGAAGAAGCCAAAGAGGCTCGACCCTTCTCTTG ATTCTGGTTCCTTGTTGTACgtggttcagcagcagcctctgggcTCCATTCAGTGGTCTGTTGTGGCCTCTAACCTGAAGGAGACCAACTACACCATCACCAATTTGTCCAAAGGAGTACGCTATGCTTTCAGAGTGCTGGCATCCACCGGGAAGACCCTGAGCAAACCGTCTCCTTCCACAGATCTGATCCAGCTTCTGGACCGAG GCCCTTATTTAAGAAAAGCACCAATCATTCTGGAGAAACCCGACATTGTCTACGTGGTGGAGAACCAAACGGCGAGCATCAGCATCACACTGAACCATGTGCACGCTGTTGTCACCTGGAAACG gaggggggtggtgttGACCAGCAAGCCAGGGATGTACGAGATGAGCATGCCAGATGATGACCAACACACCCTGACGCTCCAACGAGTACGCAGCACTGATGTGGGCCAGTTGGTGGTCACGGCGAGCAACCAGTTTGGGAGCGACCTCTGCGCCCTTCAGCTGGCTCTGGCAG TGCGCCCAAAGTTTGAAACAATCATGGAGGATGTGGATGTGTATGTGGGCGAGACGTCACGTTTGGCTGTTGTGGTTGAAGGGAAGCCTGACCCGGATATTCTGTGGTATAAG GACGATGTCCTCCTCAAGGAGAGCAGCCACTTCACCTTTGTCTACGATGATCCGGAATATTCTCTGGTCATTCTCAACGCTTGCCCCGAACACTCCGGTGTGTACACCTGCACTGCCAAGAACCTGGCTGGTGCCAACTCCTGCAAGGCTGAGCTGATGGTCCACACAG agaggaaacaagAGGCGGAGCCAATGGATGACGAAGGAACCATTCTGAGGAAGATGAGGCATCTTGTGGATTACTATGACATTCACAAAGAGATCGGGCG GGGTGCCTTCTCGTACGTGAAGAGGGTAACTCAGAAAAAGGGAAAGGCCGAATTTGCTGCCAAGTTCATGTGTGCACGAGGCAAGAGAAAAGCCCTGGCTCTCAGAGAGAtggagctgctgtctgagctGGACAATGAGAGGATCCTCTATTTCCATGACGTCTTTGAGAAGAAGAACGTGGTGGTGCTCATCACCGAGCT ATGtcatgaggagctgctggagcgaATGGCCAAGAAAACAGCAGTCAAAGAGCTGGAG atCCGCTGTAGCATTCAGCAGGTTTTGGAAGGTCTGTGGTACCTTCACAAGAAAAACATTGCCCACCTTGATGTGAAG CCTGAAAACATTTTGATGGCAAGTCCTGCGAGCGATCAAATCCGCATATGCGACTTCGGCAATGCGATCAGATTGGACCCGTCAGAAGAGTACTACTGTAAATATGGCACGCCGGAATACATCGCGCCAGAGATCGTGAACCAAACTCCcatctccacagcaacagacatATG GCCCGTCGGTGTCATCACTTACCTCTG CCTGACTGGCGTGTCTCCTTTTGCCGGTGAGAATGACAGAGCCACTGCCTTGAATATCCGGAACTACAACGTGGCGTTTGAGGAGAGCATgttttctgacctctgcagagAAGCTAAGGGGTTTGTCATCAAGCTTCTGGTGGTGGACAGACT GAGGCCCAGTGTTGCCGAATGCCTTCGTCATCCTTGGTTCAAG CAGTCACCGAcaaataaaagcatcaacacAGCGATGTTGAAGCAAGTTTTGTCTCGAAGGCGATGGCAG CGGTCTCTTATCAGCTATAAATCCAAGATGGTGATGCGGACAATTCCGGAGCTTCTGGATGAGTCATCCAACCATGTCTCCATCGCTGTGGCTCGACATTTAAAGGAAGGCTCCCcgccaccctcctcttcctcggatTCAGATGCAGATGTCGATGAACTTCCTTTTATCCCAATGCCACTTTCAGTAGTTTTTTCAAGTTCCAGGGTCTCCCTTAATGAGATCCCCGGGGATGAAGATGTCACTGCATCACAGATGGGGTACAATGACAGATTTTGTGATAGGACTCGAAAGGCAGATGACACAAGGGTCTCGACGGCCAATCAAAACATCCCACAAGATGAAGAGGCtcaaaatgaggagaaaatagAAAAGGCAAAACGAGCACCCCTCAAGAAAGGATCTAGTGTGGAGTCAGAAGATTCTGAGACAAAAGCCAGGAGGACAACCATGAGGAGAGGCAGTTCCGCAGACTCGGCATTGCTTCTCCATGTTGAATCTGAAGAGGGAAATTCCTCCGGTTCAGAATTGACAAACAAAAGCCTGAAAAAGGCTGTTTCAATGGAGCTCCCCAATCGCAGTCCAAGCCCTGGCCTGGCAAAGATAAGCCAGGAGGAATATGCCCTGAAACTGGAACTAATGAGACAGCGATTGCTCAGAGGAGGAAACGTGGATAAAAAGATGAGCGGTCTTCGTGGGCCATTGTTTGAGACCCTTGGCATAGAAGATGAGAGGAGCACGGGATCCCTTGATCGGAATCTGAGGAGATCCAGAACAGGGCCATCAACACTGGCCAGAGCAGCATCCTCTGAAAGTCCATTGGAGGACAAGCCACAGACGAAACTTTTTCGCAAAAGTGCCTCCTTCAATCAGGGTGATTCAGAACCAATGCCCCTGCATCGCAGGTATGGAGCCCCCTTAGAAATCCCATTAGTTGGAAATGGGAGTCTAGAAGATAAGAAGCTCCAAGAAGCAACCTCAATGTCTGCACTTACAGAGCAAACCACACCGGAATCTGCCTCGCCTACAAAAAAGACCTCTTTCACGTTCCAAAAACCTGAATTGGACCAACAACCAAAGCAGAACAAAGTGAGAGAACTTGATGACACGCACCATGTGAAAAAGAAAGCAGATGGTACTTGGGAGGAAAGGACCAAAACCCAATTGGCAATGGCAGATTATGGAGAATCTGAGGCTAAATCACCTTCTGTAATTACTCCTATAATTGTGAtagaggaagatgatgaagatgaggagagaaaagacacgcAGGAGTTGTATATTAATGAAAAGGACTatcaggaagagaaagaaagtaGAAAAAATAGTAAAATGTCATCGGCATGTGTTGCTCCTTTGTCTGATAAGGCCCAGCCCAGACCAAATACCGTGGATAAAGGAAGTACAAATAGTATAAATTCTACCAACATCCCAGCTCTTCCTGAACATCCGGCAGTGTTTTCCAAGGTAGCAACTATGGTCGGACCTTCAGCATCTGCAATATCTAATTCCACCACCCCTCGCCAGCCTGTGCTGCGGACGGATATCAAAAACATCGACTCGGAGGAGATCTTTGAAGCCCGTTTCAAGAAGCGCGAGTCGTCTTTAACCCGAGGCCTCCGGAAACTGACCAGAAATAAATCAGAAGAGAAGTCACCAACGCTGAGCCGAAAGGGGGCAGACAGGGCCGAGGAGGTTTATAGGCCAGGGCCGAAAGGGGCACCCCTGGAAATGGTATCCAGGGGACTACAGGAAAAATCCAAATCTGTCCAAGATTTGAGAGCAGAGGATAAGGAGCCAGGCCTTGGCCTCATTGGAAGGTTTTCCTTGCGATCCAAGAGGTCATCTTCAACTGATAAGACGGGAGAGAAGCCAAAGGAAGGAAGGCATCCAGATGTTCAGGAATCGGCCGTGAACAAGAGAGTTTCGTGGTCTGTTGGTCGCAGCAAGTCTTTGGATACAAACGAGCCGAGTCGCTCGAAAAGACAACAGGAtgaaagagaacaaagaaaagctgctgagTCATCCGTTTCTGCCATGAGGCAGAAGTTTGAGTCCAAGGTGGCAGAAATATCTGCAAAAGTGAGAACTCAGTCGGCAGACAGGAAGGATAAAGCTACCGTTGGGAGTCAGAAGGATCTGGGACAGAAAGATACAACGAGACTGACTGATTCGCCCATCATGGCAATACGGCACAAGTTTGAGAACAAAGTGGCAGGATTATCCTCAAAAATCCGCAGTCAGTCCGAAGAGAGGAACGATGATCCCGATGGAAAACGGACACCTGTGTTTGCTCGCCATCGCCATTCCCACTCAGAAGGGCGAGGACTAAAGGGAATGGGAATACCTGAGAATCAACTGGCGAAGCAGACCGGCGCCACTGCATCCAAGGATTCGATTGAATCAACTTCCAGCCTCCCGTCTGAAAAAGTCACTGAGAGTGACAGACGGTCAAGATGGGACAGGTGGGGTTTGACCAGGAGTAGGAAAGACAAGACGCCGTCCCAGCCTGATCTGTCCTCATTAACCCACAAAGAGGAACAGCAGTTTATCCGTTCTGCTTCTGATTTTGCCCCTGTGTTCCACATCAAGCTGAAGGACAGCGTCTTATCAGAGGGGGAACCTGTCACTCTGAGCTGTCTCCCAGCTGGAAGTCCACTTCCTAGAATTACATGGAGGAAAG ATCGGAAGCCATTGCAGGTGGATGACAGAATGAGCCTCGTATCCCACCCAGATGGCAGGCAGATCCTCCAGATCATAAAGTCCAACCAGAAAGACGACGGAGTTTACGAATGCGTGGCTACCAACCCCATTGCTAcgatcaccacctcctgcacattGTCTGTAGCTT CTGTCCCAAAGCGTCCAGGGACCCCTGAAGTTGCCCAGACATACAATAACACAGCCCTGGTGCTTTGGAAGCCGGCAGACACCAAGTCTCCATGCAGCTACACCCTGGAGAAAAATACAGAAG gTGACCCTGACTGGACAACCGTGGCCACTGGAGTTACTGACTGTTATTACAATGTCACAGATCTCCCACCTGGTAGCACTCTGAGGTTCCGCGTCACCTGCAGCAACAAGGCAGGACAGGGACCCTCCAGCAACTGTTCTGGTCCCGTGAGTTTGGACCCAGCAG GCGGAGGAGCTACACCTGCCACAATAGAAGTAAAGACAGTTCCAGTTCAACCTCAACCAGTGCCTGAACCTGAAGTGAAACCAGTCCAGAACACCCCCAGAACTGTTATttccacttcctcccctccaAAAGGTGGAGCTCCACCTCTGTCCCAGACGGAACTCGGTTTGTCTCGACCTCCATCTAGTGCAGAAAACCCGCCCAAACCCAGCAAGGACAGTCAGAAATCCCCCTCGTTTCCCTCATCACCCCTCATTAAAATTCCTCCACCTCTTATCACGCCCAAACCACAGAGTCCAGTCAACGTGGTGTCCCCTCTGACCAAAATACCACCCATACTGCCACCGCCTCCTGTAACCACCCCTTTGACACCAACCAAGCCTGTGGTGCCAACATACGTCCCCGTCACCTCCGTGGTCACCCCCCGCACGGCCCCGACTCCCATCATCTTTTCCCCGCAGGTGCTCCAGACCTCCAGTCTAAGCCCCTTTGTTGATGGGACGACTACGCCAACCAGGGGGACCCCGTCTGGACGAGTGACACCCTCGACTGGGCTGCGTCAGGGAATTCCTCAGAAACCTTACACGTTCCTGGACGAGAAGGCCAG GGGTCGTTTTGGCATCATTCGAGAGTGCCAGGAAAACAGCACGGGTAAAATGTTCATGGCGAAGATCGTTCCCTACACTCAggagaacaaacaggaagtcctgaaGGAGTACGAGATCTTGAAAACCCTTCACAGTGACAAAATCATGGCTCTGCACGAAGCATACGTCACGCCGCGCTACCTTGTGCTGGTGGCAGAGTACTGCACAGGCAAAGAGCTTCTCCACAGCCTCATCGACAG GTTCCGCTACACTGAGGATGATGTCGTGGGCTACCTGGTGCCGATATTGCAGGGAGTGGAGTACCTCCACAGCCGGCGTGTCCTCCACCTGGACCTGAAGCCAGACAACATCATGGTGACCAATCTCAACGCCATCAAGATTGTGGACTTTGGGAGCGCTCAGAGCTTCAACCCGCTCAGCCTCAAGCAAAAGGACTCGAGGACAGGAACTCTGGAGTACATGG CTCCTGAGGTAATCAAAGGTGAAGTAGTCGGTCCTCCTGCGGATGTTTGGACCATCGGCATCATTACTTACATCAT GCTCAGTGGTCGACTCCCCTTCGAAGATAAAGATCCTCGACAGGTGGAGTCGAAGATCCTGGCTGCAAGGTTTGACCCGAGCAAACTTTACCCCAACGTGTCTCAAAGCGCCTCTGCCTTCCTCAAAAAGATGCTGAGCAGTTACCCTTG GGCTCGTGCGGCAACCAGAGACTGCTTCGCCCAAGCCTGGCTGCAAGACTCCTACCTGATGAAGCTCAAGCGTCAGACTCTCACCTTCACCTCTAGCCGGCTCAAGGAGTTCCTGGCGGAGCAGCAATCCTGCCGCTTGGAGGGCGCCACCAAGCACAAGGTGCTGCTGCGCACCTACCAGAGCACGCCACGGTCCCCGCTGGCTGGCTCCACGCTTCACGTTCCCAGCCCCAAGTGA